Proteins from one Romboutsia sp. CE17 genomic window:
- the tkt gene encoding transketolase, with protein MNIDKQCINAVRILSADAIQKANSGHPGLPLGAATMAFTLWSKMNHNGKNPNWQNRDRFILSAGHGSMLEYSLLHLFGYKVSIEDIKNFRQINSIAAGHPEYLHTPGVEITTGPLGQGICNAVGMAIAEAHLSNKFNRDNYNIVDHYTYSIVGDGCLMEGISGEASSLAGTLGLGKLIVLYDSNKISIEGSTDIAFTENVAKRYESYGWQVLKVDDGNDVESIDKAIDDAKAETSKPSIIIVNTIIGYGCPKKEGKASAHGEPLGIDNIKALRKNLGWTSEIPFEVPNSVYETMSQYINSGIEKEENWNRLMKEYKNKYPELANEYEIWHDNNIDEKDLLENKDFWNFDKEMATRESSGILINRLSNIIPNIIGGSADLAPSNKTYMKDRGDFSKENRNGANLHFGVREHAMAAIANGICAHGGLNVFCATFFVFSDYMKASMRLSSLMNLPVVYVLTHDSIGVGEDGPTHQPIEQLAGLRSMPNMTVFRPADSRETAAGWYYAMTNKTTPTSLVLTRQRLPLYEGDARRALRGGYILRESKKNTPDLILIASGSEVELIYKAYDKLQEHGIDSRVVSMPSFELFEAQSDEYKESILPKNVRARLGVEALSSFGWYKYIGIDGDMISLDHFGESGNAKDLFKKFGFTVENVVDRAIKVVEANKELAF; from the coding sequence ATTAACATAGATAAACAATGTATAAATGCAGTTAGAATACTATCAGCTGATGCTATACAAAAAGCTAATTCAGGCCATCCAGGTTTACCTTTAGGAGCAGCTACGATGGCATTTACACTATGGTCAAAAATGAATCACAATGGTAAAAATCCAAACTGGCAAAATAGGGATAGATTTATCTTATCTGCTGGTCATGGATCAATGTTAGAATATTCCTTGCTACATTTATTTGGATATAAAGTAAGTATAGAAGATATAAAAAACTTTAGACAGATAAATAGTATAGCAGCAGGTCATCCAGAATACCTTCATACTCCGGGGGTTGAAATAACAACAGGTCCCCTAGGTCAAGGTATATGTAATGCTGTTGGTATGGCTATAGCTGAAGCGCATTTGAGTAATAAATTTAATAGGGATAATTATAACATAGTAGATCATTATACTTACTCAATAGTAGGTGATGGATGTTTAATGGAAGGTATATCTGGAGAAGCAAGTTCATTAGCTGGAACTCTAGGACTTGGAAAGCTTATAGTTTTATATGATTCAAATAAAATATCTATAGAAGGAAGTACAGATATAGCATTTACAGAGAATGTTGCTAAAAGGTATGAAAGTTACGGTTGGCAAGTGCTTAAAGTTGATGATGGAAATGATGTAGAATCTATAGATAAAGCAATAGATGATGCTAAAGCTGAAACTTCAAAACCATCTATTATAATCGTAAATACAATAATAGGATATGGCTGTCCTAAAAAAGAAGGTAAAGCATCTGCTCATGGAGAGCCTCTAGGAATAGATAATATAAAAGCTCTTAGAAAAAATTTAGGATGGACTAGCGAAATACCGTTTGAAGTACCTAATAGTGTATATGAAACGATGAGCCAGTATATAAATAGTGGTATAGAAAAAGAAGAAAACTGGAATAGATTAATGAAAGAATATAAAAATAAATATCCAGAATTAGCTAATGAATATGAAATTTGGCATGATAATAATATTGATGAAAAAGACCTATTAGAAAATAAAGATTTTTGGAATTTTGATAAGGAAATGGCTACAAGAGAGTCTTCAGGAATACTTATTAATAGGTTATCGAATATAATACCAAATATCATAGGTGGGTCTGCTGACTTAGCACCTTCTAATAAAACCTATATGAAGGATAGGGGAGATTTTTCAAAAGAAAATAGAAATGGAGCAAATCTTCACTTTGGGGTCAGAGAACATGCAATGGCAGCAATAGCTAACGGTATATGTGCACACGGCGGACTTAATGTGTTCTGTGCTACATTTTTTGTATTTAGTGATTATATGAAAGCATCCATGAGACTTTCATCATTGATGAATTTACCTGTAGTATATGTATTAACTCATGACAGCATAGGAGTTGGAGAAGATGGACCTACTCATCAACCAATAGAGCAATTAGCAGGTCTTAGAAGTATGCCTAATATGACTGTATTTAGGCCAGCAGATTCAAGAGAGACTGCAGCAGGCTGGTATTATGCAATGACTAATAAAACCACACCAACATCATTAGTATTAACAAGACAAAGGTTGCCTTTATATGAAGGTGATGCAAGAAGAGCCTTAAGAGGAGGATATATACTAAGAGAGTCTAAAAAAAATACTCCAGATTTAATATTAATAGCATCAGGATCAGAAGTTGAACTTATATATAAAGCTTATGATAAATTGCAAGAGCATGGTATAGATTCGAGAGTTGTTAGTATGCCATCTTTTGAATTATTTGAAGCACAAAGTGATGAGTACAAAGAAAGTATACTGCCTAAAAATGTAAGGGCTAGATTAGGTGTTGAAGCATTATCATCATTTGGTTGGTATAAGTATATAGGTATAGATGGAGATATGATATCTTTAGATCACTTTGGAGAATCAGGAAAT
- the fsa gene encoding fructose-6-phosphate aldolase: MKFFIDTANVEDIRRVNDMGVICGVTTNPSLIAKEGRDFNEVIKEITQIVDGDISGEVISEDAKNMIKEGREISKIHPNMVVKIPMTEEGLKATKVLSKEGIKTNLTLIFSASQALLAARAGATYVSPFLGRIDDISMIGMDLVKSISKIFKIHNIDTKIIAASVRTPIHVIEAAESGADIATVPAKLIYQMLKHPLTDQGLEKFKKDWEEAFNNK, from the coding sequence ATGAAGTTTTTTATAGATACTGCTAATGTTGAAGATATAAGACGAGTAAATGATATGGGAGTAATTTGTGGTGTTACAACAAATCCATCTCTTATAGCAAAAGAAGGTAGAGATTTTAATGAAGTTATAAAAGAGATAACTCAAATAGTTGATGGGGATATAAGTGGAGAAGTTATAAGTGAAGATGCGAAAAATATGATAAAAGAAGGCAGAGAAATATCTAAAATACACCCTAATATGGTTGTAAAGATACCAATGACTGAAGAAGGGTTAAAAGCTACTAAAGTTCTTTCTAAAGAAGGAATAAAAACAAATCTAACATTAATATTTTCAGCCTCTCAAGCCTTGTTAGCAGCAAGAGCGGGAGCAACTTATGTAAGCCCTTTTTTAGGAAGAATAGATGATATATCAATGATAGGAATGGATTTAGTAAAGAGTATATCGAAAATATTTAAGATTCATAATATAGACACAAAGATAATAGCAGCAAGTGTTAGGACACCTATACATGTAATAGAAGCTGCTGAATCTGGTGCTGATATAGCCACAGTTCCAGCTAAATTAATATATCAAATGTTAAAACATCCATTGACAGATCAAGGATTAGAAAAATTTAAAAAAGATTGGGAAGAAGCTTTTAATAATAAATAA
- the rpiB gene encoding ribose 5-phosphate isomerase B encodes MKLAIGCDEAAFELKEIIKKLVESKGIEVEDFGTYTVSEKVLYPNIAIKVAESIQRGDNERGILICGTGIGMAITANKVDGIRAAVCHDPYSTERSRKSNDAQIMCMGSRVIAPELAKYLVELWLICEFAGGGSKDKVDRISEYEKSIKNAMNI; translated from the coding sequence ATGAAATTAGCAATAGGATGCGACGAAGCGGCATTTGAATTAAAAGAAATTATAAAAAAATTAGTAGAAAGCAAGGGAATAGAAGTAGAAGACTTTGGAACTTATACAGTATCTGAAAAAGTATTATACCCAAATATAGCTATAAAGGTTGCAGAATCAATACAAAGAGGTGATAACGAAAGGGGTATACTTATTTGCGGAACAGGAATTGGTATGGCTATAACTGCAAATAAAGTTGATGGCATAAGAGCAGCGGTTTGTCATGATCCGTATTCCACAGAGCGTTCTAGAAAAAGTAATGATGCGCAAATAATGTGTATGGGATCAAGGGTAATAGCACCCGAACTTGCTAAATATTTAGTTGAATTATGGCTAATTTGTGAATTTGCAGGTGGAGGATCCAAAGATAAGGTAGACAGAATTTCAGAGTATGAAAAATCAATCAAGAATGCAATGAATATATAA